Genomic DNA from Telopea speciosissima isolate NSW1024214 ecotype Mountain lineage chromosome 2, Tspe_v1, whole genome shotgun sequence:
ATTAGGGATGGAAGTGGTCAACACCGATTTCGATTAGATTTGAGGAATATTTCAACCATTGTGGTGTTTTTATTCATGAATAGGACGTATCGAATCGTCAAGAATCAGGATCAATGACACCGATTCTGATCTGAATCAGGCGATTTTCAATTCTACAATTCCATTCGCAGATGCTTGAAACCCTGGCCAGATCCTAATAGTTTACCTTAAGGGTTGGATTATCATGCACAGTTTGTaaccaagaaagaagaaaataatccATATCTCTAGAGGATTTGGTACATAAGTATGGTAAGGCAAATGTTGACCCCAACTGTTGGCACTTGaagtgcaagtttggcccgaCAAGCCCAAACCCCGCCTGAAGCATGCCTCGGAAATTCATGCCCTGGGTTGGGATTTTTAGCCCGCTTGGCTAGGGTTGGGATTTCCTTTCCTATGGTAAGTTATGCAAGAAAAATAACAACGGATTAAGTATCACGATTTACATTTATGGAAAAAGGTTGGGCACACCACCCCCATGTCGCAAGCTTGCGCTCACtatgtctgtctctctcttccctcctttAAAAtgaccccctacctctcttgtatgATGCCTCGTCCTGCACCCCATAATTTACATTTATGGGAAAAGATTAAGCATTATTTTCGTAGTAAATATTTAggttaaatttaattttttttgttaaaaaatataaatataataaaggaaaaagaacgctacttggtcgcGTGACCCCAGTGCCTACACACAGGTGAGCGTGATATGATtgccccaccccccccccccaatggaAAGGTGGCATGCATGCTCCACACAAGGGCCACCCAACCAGGTAGTGTTATGATTTCTGGGCTTGCCATGAATGGTAAATCTGATGAAGCACTGTAGTTGTTCTCTGATATGTTATTGTCAAGTGAAGTTAGACCAAATGATGTCACATTTCTTGGGGTGCTATCTGCTTGTAGTCATGGTGGGTTGGTGGAAAAGGGAATTTACTACTTCAATTTGATGACCAAAACGTATAACCTCACCCCTAGAATTGAACACTATGGCTGTTTGGTTGATCTTCTTCAGAGTTGCCACTGGGGCATATAACGAACTTGTACTGTTATAGTTTATCAAAACAACAGGTATATTGTTAACTGGAAATTTGAAATGACGAGCTTACCTTCAGCAAAGCATTTTTACATGCCTCAGCCAACCATAATGCAGTTCATTCAATCATCAATCATAGCAAGGCTTGCTTTGTCCAATAATCAAATAGAGAATCTACCAGGACATCAGCTAGAattcattttacttttttttttttggggtgcaaaAGAAAAGGCTTAATTAAGTAAAAACGTTTCAAAATCCTCATGAAAGGTCATAGTGAGATTACCTACCATAGCATGCCTAATATCCTTAATGGCAACAGATACCGAATGTTCATCTTTGAAAACAACAGGGACTTGAGTTGGATATACAATCATGAAGTTCAGATTCCCCTACGACAATACTActactcagtcttatcccaactaaatggggttggctacatggatcgttaccctccaatcaactttattcaaggtcatacttgatacaaagcAAATGTAATCAACAATAGACCTGCTATTTCAATAGACTGTGTGTAGATACAAGTTGAAGTCTTCTTGGAATGTGGCACACAAAGCAAGGGGGATTCAGAGCCCAATTCAAGGAACTATGACTTCACTTATCTGTGTGtcaagacttcaaatggaagaaaggtacaaaacaagaaaatataatTCACCTACTTAGTAAATGCATGTTCACCATGTTCTTGAAGATACATCTTGTTCCAACCCACTGGTTATTTTAGCAGATAATTAGACTCTCAGTACTTTCTGatcccccccaaaaaagaatCAACGTACAATGAGGGGGACCAATAAGCTCTTTGTCATCCTTACTTCTTGGGAGAGGACCTTCAAAATGCCCAGCACAGGAGTATGTTAGACGTCAATACTCAATTCCCTCCTTATTGTGGGGAAACAAATATAAATAGGAGGTAGTTTACTTTGGATACCCTTTGTTAAGATTGAAAAGTGCTTGATGAAACCTGTCTCCGTACATGTGAGCATCTTCTGTTGTATTTCCAACCATTTTCCTGCAATATCAGGCTGCTGAATAGTTTGATCTGTGGGGTAAACCTGTGGATGACACAGTAGATCTAGCATTAAACAAGCCTTGAAGAGCTGGTTGAATAATAAATAGAAATCCCAGACCTTTGATACCCCCTCCcacccacccctttttttttttgagtaacaAAGATTCATAActtaaaaaactaaaataggTACAAAGCATCTATCCTGTTCACCATGTTTATAATATGTTTTCCGGCCATTTTCTGTAAATAGTTATCTATGAAAcctctgttttcttcttcaacttctACTTCTATAGCTGTCCTAGACTTTCATACTTATTCTGCATATCAGAATCAGCTAATAATTTGAGTTTTCAATCCTTTTAAAGATTTCATACTCATTCTACACATCATAATCTGTTCTCGTTTAACTTTCGCTTCTATTCTGTCCTAGAATTTCATGCTTATTCTGTAAATCAGAATATAATTTGAGTATATGATCCTTTCAGTATTTCATATCGCCGTCtgctattttgttttttattttggaccAGAATTTATATCTGGCTCAATCAGACAGTTCAGGAGGACAGATAAATCTGTGTGGAGTGAAACCACAGGACATAGTAGCCTACTAGCCCATAAGGACCAGTCAGTAACAATGTGGGACTGTTCTCATCGGGGGTTTGAAAGTTACTCAATTTctccctaaaccctaattcataTAATTTTCCTGATGTATTTGCTTAACTCTGCTACATTGTTATTAGCATCCATCAGTCCATTCTTTTCTCTATTGAATACCTTAATCAGAGCCCTAATTTCAAAGCTTCTCCGATCTTAAATCCTTACTTGGAGCTAGGGCAATACGGAGTGAATTATCTATCTAAAGAAATTGCCACACCGGCCCTATTCGGATTTCATCCTGATTTTCTGACTTAAAATACACTAGAGAAAATCAACTAGATGGTGGGTCGTATGATCGAGATACGCCACAAAATCTGAATCCAACCAATAGTTATCAAGATCAGTCATTCATGTGGCTCAAAAATGGTGGACCATTTAGAAAGGCTTCTCAAACTGGAGCCATGCAAGAGACATTTTCTCAAATATTTTATAAACAATATCAGCACTCATGACTCATCATAATTAGAAATTGATCATAATCCTTTTTCCACCAATCAAACTACTAGTACAGGAGTTTAATAAAAAAGAACTGAAAATTTGGAGTTTTATTAAAAGAAGGAGGAACCAAATTACCTGGATCAATAAACAGTGGCAATGTAATATGTTGTATAAGACTGCCACCCTTGATATACTTTGGAGAATAATATACTTCCTCCTGagaatttgaattttctttttcctcatttttttggggtgaatagAGCATTGAAGTATCATTAGCTAAGTGTGCCATTAGAAACAAGGCCAACTCTTCTAGGAATATTGTCTTCCCAGAAATAAATAGCTACTATTGCATCAACGGAATGAGCTGCATGGTTGGCAGTCTTAGAAATGTAAGCTATTTCAAGATCCATGGCAAGATTGAGATCAACAACTATGACTCAGAATCCATCCCCACATAATCCAAATCACACATCTCACACTCCACATTTGTTACATAACCTAACCTTTGAATCTCATCCATCAGCCCCCCAAGTCTCTGATAGATCTCTTCACATTGAGGGTGTGAAAGATCCTCAGCATTGAATGCATGGACCTTATTCTTCACCTCAATCCAGCTCCAACCAGGAACCTTCCTCACTCCTCTCTCCCTCATGACTCTCTTAACTGTCGCTCTTTCATCCCAACTACCAAGACGGCCATACATGTTTGAAAGAATAACGTATGTGCAGTGCTCTTCTGGCTTTAGTGCTAGTAAGTGCCTCCCTACTTCAGTAGCGAGCTCTATGTTACCATGTAGCCTACACGCACCCAATAGAGTCATCCACACCATCGCATCAGGTTCAAATGTCATGGATTTAATCAAGGCCTTTGCCTCATCAAGACGCCCGGCCCGCCCAAAAAGATCAACCCCACATGCATAATGCTCCATACGCAGTGGAATCCCATAATCAGCTTCCATGGATCTTAGAAAATATGAACCTTTTTCTACCAGACCAATGTGACTACATGCAGTCAGAACTGCAACAAATGTAATGTGATCCGGTTTCACCTCTTTTTCCTGCATTTCAGAGAATAGATCAAGCGCCATTTTTCCTTGTCCATGCTGTGCATACCCAAATATTATCGAGTTCCATGTGATTGAGCTGTCTTTGGTGGTTGCTTCAAAGGATTTCTTTGCGTCATTGATGACCCCACACTTGGAATACATGAATGTCAGTGAACTAGCAACATAGTCATTTGAGTCAAAGTCCGACTTAAGGGCTAAGCTGTGAACTTGTTGACCCAATTGGAGAGTTGCCAAATCTGCACAAGACCGAAGTACAGCACAGAAGGCATAGTAATCAATCTCAAGGTCTGCAGATCGCATCTGTCCAAAGACCTTCAGCGCATCTTCACTCAACCCATTCTGTGAGAATCCAGTCAAGATTGTGTTCCAAGAGACCCTGTCCTTGAAGACCATAGAATGGAAATGTTTGAATGCATCTTCCATGGACTTGTCATTAAATTTTAGATACATCGCAATCAAAGAATTAGAGACTGGAATTGCTTGCTCGAAACCTTTTCTAATTACCAATCCATGCATGGATTTTCCTTGGCTTTGCTGTTCTTTTTCAAAACAGGCACTTATAATGCTAGTGTATGTGTACATGTCTTGCTCAATCCCAAGCTCTAGCATTCTGATGAAGAGTTCTATAGCAAGAGTCCTACAATCATGCAAAACGTATGCTGCCAGCATGGAATTCCATGTCACCAAATCTCGGGCTCTTTCAATACCGTCAAATACCCTTTTGGAATCTTCAATGGATCCACACTCAGAATATGACGTGATTGTGGCATTGCACACAATGGTGTCAGACGCCCACCCATGTTTTATAACCTTAGCATGTATCTGCATAGTTAATCTATAGAATTCAGGGTCATCAAGCAACGTAAGAAGGGTAGCGAAAGTCGCTTCATCAGGGCCCAGCCCCTCCCTTTCCATACAATATAGTAGCCAAAAAGCAGTTCTATGATCACTAATCTGAGCATACCCTGCAATGACAGCATTCCAAGAGACCAAGTTACGCTCTGATATGTGTCGGAACACCGCATGGGCATCTTCAATTCTCTTGCATTTTGCATACATATCCAAAAGTGCACTGCCTGAGAAAACATTCTTCGCATAACCAGTCTTAATGATGACTGCATGCACTTGTTGCCCAAGATCAAGGCAATCCTCACAAGCAATTCCCTTCAGAATGCTTCCATAAGTGTACTGATCTAAAGTAAATCCCCCTCTCTTCATGGTTTTCAGAAACTCCCAAGCAGTCTTAAAGTTTCCTTGATTTACATAGCCTGTAATCATTGAATTCCAAGTAACAGAATCTCTTTGACAAATTTCGTTGAACAGGTAGTGAGCATGATTTACATTTTTGCATTTCATGTACCAATTTAAAATGTTGTTGGCAATGTAGGTGTCCGTGATGGTTCCTGCTTTGACTGCCTGACAATGGGCTATGGAGACACTTTGTAAAACTGTGTTTTCGTAGGGTAATAGGAAAAGCTTCGTGCATGAGTAACAGGCATAACTGTTTTTCCAGTGGAGGCATTGAAAGGGTTTCTTCACCCTCCTCTCTATACAGAACATATAAGATTTTGCCTGTTACAACATACCCACTTCAAGAGGCTTTCTAATCCTACAGCCCAAAACTGAAAGACAGAACAGGAGTAGCACAGGGTCCAACCTAATTGGCCTTCTTCACACCGTCCACCCATCCATCATGATGAAACTGCAATTGCGAGTATACTAAGTAAATTTGGATTCTGCAAAGATATGAATACAAATAGATCCAGTTATTAATTGGACTGATATGTCCacaattcaattaaaaaatcGATCGAAAAAATTGGACAAGGACAAAAAGTTGAATATCAAATATAGATACATTCAATATGGTCGTTATTTAGGAATTTGGAACCAAAATTTTAGGGATATTATCAACATGGAACAAATACAATCAGCTTTCACTAACAATAATGAAGTAGAAAATATCAGCCattgaggagagagagcaaACAGAAGTCAATAAATAACAACTATGACCCTTAAAATGTGAGCGCAAACAAAACGCAAGCCCACCAGAACATGCTGGCCTGATAATGCAAGCAATAGTAGCAGATTCAATTCTATAATAAAACCTACAAATAACATGTGCAGAAGATCTCTACTCACAAATATTACTTCCtgaaaaagaaacacaaaagtAAAACAGAATTAATAATCCTAAGagcaaaaaaaaaccctagaagaaCAACAGAGATGCTCTAGTACTTTGACCTCAACTCATCACTCGGAGATGCCACATCATAGTAAGGAGAAAAACAGTTCAGCTTCTCCCAATCTTCCAAAATACTACAAGGATTATAATTCAACTCTTTCTGCAGAAGGAATTCTTTACTTTATTCTATCAATGATTCTAGGCATGCAAGTAGCAAATTTTCTCACAGATTAAACGGGACCTCCCTCAAATACAATCAACGAGCC
This window encodes:
- the LOC122649586 gene encoding putative pentatricopeptide repeat-containing protein At3g25970, coding for MFCIERRVKKPFQCLHWKNSYACYSCTKLFLLPYENTVLQSVSIAHCQAVKAGTITDTYIANNILNWYMKCKNVNHAHYLFNEICQRDSVTWNSMITGYVNQGNFKTAWEFLKTMKRGGFTLDQYTYGSILKGIACEDCLDLGQQVHAVIIKTGYAKNVFSGSALLDMYAKCKRIEDAHAVFRHISERNLVSWNAVIAGYAQISDHRTAFWLLYCMEREGLGPDEATFATLLTLLDDPEFYRLTMQIHAKVIKHGWASDTIVCNATITSYSECGSIEDSKRVFDGIERARDLVTWNSMLAAYVLHDCRTLAIELFIRMLELGIEQDMYTYTSIISACFEKEQQSQGKSMHGLVIRKGFEQAIPVSNSLIAMYLKFNDKSMEDAFKHFHSMVFKDRVSWNTILTGFSQNGLSEDALKVFGQMRSADLEIDYYAFCAVLRSCADLATLQLGQQVHSLALKSDFDSNDYVASSLTFMYSKCGVINDAKKSFEATTKDSSITWNSIIFGYAQHGQGKMALDLFSEMQEKEVKPDHITFVAVLTACSHIGLVEKGSYFLRSMEADYGIPLRMEHYACGVDLFGRAGRLDEAKALIKSMTFEPDAMVWMTLLGACRLHGNIELATEVGRHLLALKPEEHCTYVILSNMYGRLGSWDERATVKRVMRERGVRKVPGWSWIEVKNKVHAFNAEDLSHPQCEEIYQRLGGLMDEIQRLGYVTNVECEMCDLDYVGMDSES